One Massilia sp. 9096 genomic window carries:
- the lpxO gene encoding lipid A hydroxylase LpxO yields MKWAVIGFLILSVLHIHFRGKVRLPFGRQLFDHSSFMAPINIFMHLFSRVPSTPYIPVREFPELSVLQENWPVIREEGLKLIEMKKIKASEQNNDAGFNSFFKTGWKRFYLKWYDASHPSAERLCPRTHALLAGIPSVKAAMFAELPPGAKLNPHRDPFAGSMRYHLGLATPNDDRCFIEVDGQRYSWRDGQGVIFDETYIHWAENTSGQDRLILFCDVERPMRFRWAQAVNRWLGRTMMTAAASPNETGDQTGLVSKLFKISYVMGQYRRRYKAWNKTAYKATKVALVVALAALVYYI; encoded by the coding sequence ATGAAGTGGGCAGTTATCGGTTTTCTCATCCTTTCCGTTCTGCACATCCATTTCCGCGGTAAGGTGCGCCTGCCGTTCGGCCGCCAGTTGTTCGACCATTCGTCGTTCATGGCGCCGATCAATATCTTCATGCACTTGTTCTCGCGCGTGCCGAGCACCCCGTACATCCCGGTGCGCGAGTTCCCCGAGCTGTCCGTGCTGCAGGAAAACTGGCCTGTCATCCGCGAGGAGGGCCTGAAGCTGATCGAAATGAAGAAGATCAAGGCCTCCGAACAGAACAACGACGCCGGCTTCAATTCCTTCTTCAAGACCGGCTGGAAGCGCTTCTACCTGAAGTGGTACGACGCCAGCCACCCGTCGGCCGAGCGCCTGTGCCCGCGCACCCACGCGCTGCTGGCCGGCATCCCTTCGGTCAAGGCCGCGATGTTCGCCGAGCTGCCGCCGGGCGCCAAGCTCAACCCGCACCGCGACCCGTTCGCCGGTTCGATGCGTTATCACCTGGGCCTGGCCACGCCCAACGACGACCGCTGCTTCATCGAAGTCGACGGACAGCGCTACAGCTGGCGCGACGGCCAGGGCGTGATCTTCGACGAAACCTATATCCACTGGGCCGAGAACACCAGCGGCCAGGACCGCCTGATCCTGTTCTGCGACGTCGAGCGCCCGATGCGATTCCGCTGGGCGCAGGCGGTCAACCGCTGGCTGGGCCGGACGATGATGACCGCCGCCGCTTCGCCCAACGAGACCGGCGACCAGACCGGCCTGGTCAGCAAGCTGTTCAAGATCTCGTATGTGATGGGCCAGTACCGCCGCCGCTACAAGGCCTGGAACAAGACCGCGTACAAGGCGACCAAGGTCGCGCTGGTGGTGGCGCTGGCCGCGCTGGTTTACTACATCTGA
- a CDS encoding DUF6139 family protein — protein MRLDIYRRAEQDGKFSYLAVPETKNIPEEATNTDWEVEARALEVDDGAQQLDDYDIQNLSGQLDEKGYAVTSNEHLQH, from the coding sequence ATGCGCCTGGATATCTACCGCAGAGCCGAGCAGGACGGCAAATTCTCCTACCTGGCCGTGCCCGAGACCAAAAACATCCCCGAGGAAGCCACCAACACCGACTGGGAAGTCGAAGCCCGCGCACTCGAAGTCGACGATGGCGCCCAGCAACTGGACGACTACGACATCCAGAACCTGTCCGGCCAGCTGGACGAAAAAGGCTACGCAGTCACCTCGAACGAGCACCTGCAGCACTGA